The Pseudomonas moraviensis genome contains the following window.
GTAGTCATCGGGCAAATACAGCAGCGTGCTGACGACTAACGTCACTACCAGCAATGCAATGACTGCCGGTTGCAGGCGCCAGATTCGCCGGGTGTAGAACCCGGTGAAGCTGAACGTGCCGTTCTCCAGCGCTTTCATGATGATCGAGGTGGTCAGATATCCCGAAACCACGAAGAAGATGTCCACGCCGATAAAGCCCGACGGAAACAGCGTCAGGCCGCCGTGGAAGACGAGAACGAGCAGAACTGCGATTGCCCGCAGCCCGTCGATGTCCGCACGGTATTCAAGGGCGGCAATCCGCGGGTTGGCGCTGGTTGGCGGCGCAGAAGGGGAGGTGTCGTATGCCTTTTTGTTATCGAACGCTTTGAACATCGCGCGCAGAGGCTTGCAGGCAAACTCGAGAGGCCGATTGAACATTGACTATCCTGGCTGACTTTTCGAGCGAGCAACCGTAGGTCGTGGCTGCTGAAGCTCGGTTCCATAAAGCGGCCGAGTATATAGGTTTTGTTACAAAGGCCTTGTTTCGTTTCCACCGGCCAGCCCTCTCTTTCGGGAGAGGGCCGGGGCAATGTCAGGACTGAATCGGTTTGCGTCCCGACACAAAATGGCTCACATCGTTGAAACCCGGTGTCGAGGCATGCCCCGGTGTCACCAGCGAATCAATGAACGCCTCGTCTTCGGCGGTGATCTGCACCGCCTGCGCCAGCGTGTAGGCGTCCCACTGCTGTTCAGTGCGTGGACCGACGATCGCCGAGGTCACCGCGCGGTTGTTCAATACCCAGGCAATCGCGAACTCGACCATGCCGACGCCGCGTTGCTCGGTGTATTGCTGAATCTGCTGGGCAATGCGCAGCGACTCCACGCGCCATTCGGTTTCCAGAATGCGCTTGTCCTGACGCCCGGCGCGGCTGTTGGCGTCTGGGGTCACATCGGGTGCGTACTTGCCGCTGAGCACGCCACGGGCCAGCGGGCTGTAAGGCACCACACCGAGGCCGTAGGTTTGCGCAGCGGTGATCTGCTCGGTCTCGGCCTGGCGGTTGACGATGTTGTACAGCGGCTGGCTGATTACCGGCCGATCCACGCCCAGTTTGTCGGCAATGCGAATCACCTCGGC
Protein-coding sequences here:
- a CDS encoding aldo/keto reductase, with translation MSFRTLGHSGLQVSTLTLGTMMFGEQTSTEDSLRIIDKAWDQGINFIDTADVYTNGRSEEIVGEAIARHRHEWVLATKVGFGPVDGVPNRSGLSRKHIFNGLEASLTRLGTDYVDIYYLHREDHNTPLEVSVSAIGDLIRQGKIRYWGLSNYRGWRIAEVIRIADKLGVDRPVISQPLYNIVNRQAETEQITAAQTYGLGVVPYSPLARGVLSGKYAPDVTPDANSRAGRQDKRILETEWRVESLRIAQQIQQYTEQRGVGMVEFAIAWVLNNRAVTSAIVGPRTEQQWDAYTLAQAVQITAEDEAFIDSLVTPGHASTPGFNDVSHFVSGRKPIQS